CATAATAAACAAATCAGAACATTTCAGATGAACAGGTAACAAATACTTTAGAGAATCACACATTTTGAAATAAAAATGAAGCACCGCTGTATGCTTCAACTAAATATTACTCTCACCATTTGCATCATGTTAGTCAGAATGTATCTTTCAAAGTCAGTCATTTCTGTACCATCTGATTCTTCTAACACTTAGCAGGGTTATTTACTGTCACATTGACACCTGAATCTTATCAGCTGTCCCTTTTTCTCCCTCTGTTACAAAGACACCAAGTTGAACTATCTGTAGATCCATGAGATGAGATGGACCTCTCCTCAACATCAAGCACCTCATATCACCACTGACTGAACCTGTGAGCCCAATAGTACTGGCACTGTCCATCTCCAGACccacctccctctgtctcttctggTCCTCATGTAGGAAAGggacatccatttcctccagtaTATTCATAACAGGTTGACATTGTTGCTAGGCCTGTAGACGGCTGTATTCAGACAGGGCTGAGGACTTCTTCACCCCGTCCCAGATACGAGCTGCATAGTGAAACCTGTCACAACATAACAGTCAAACATATTTTCGAGTACAGTTTTGCCTCATTTCCAGCTAATCACAAAATGTATACAGTGAGTGACAGTGACCTCTGTGCTTCCCTTACCAGTTCTTCTCTGTTAGGATGGTGTGTGACAGCTGACAGCGGGACATGGCCAGGATTTGGCTGCGGAGCTTGGAGACCTGAGAGGAGAAGGTAGGGTGTCCTCTGTAGcccgggaggagagagaagagaggggcagACCCAGACCCTAGAACAAAACACCAAGACACAGACATGGGGAATCAGTATAACAAAGGAATGAGAGAGGAGAACATCCACAAAGATAGACAGACGTGTGTGAAAACTAAGACATGGTATTTTCTCTGACCTGCTTTGGTTAGCGCGTCCTCCCCCTCATTCTCCATGAGGGGCAACAGGAACATGTTAACCTCTGTTTCCAGGTAGTCGCGGTCCAGGCCAGGGAAAATATTACAGTCCAGCATGGACAATGTGCCTGCATATAGAAACCAAAACATGATCAGTCAATACATGCTAACTAAACCCATGTCTGCACACTTTATGGGGCTTTTTAATGACATTTCTCACCCTACGTGCAGGAATCCTAATATAGAAACAACACAATAGTATAGTGTTTAAATATGTGAATGTTGTGATAAGTCTGTTGGTATATCCTCTCCAGTCTAACCTTTGTATTTCAGATGGGAGTGGGCCATCAGCTTGTCCACTGCCATATGCATCTTCTTCAGGTTTCTGGGACAGAACTCATCACGACTAGATTTGTTCTGCAGGAACACTAGACAACAGAACAATACATTATTGAGCGTTCAGTACACTGAGCCCgaactagagtgtgtgtgtgtgtgtgtgtgtgtgtgtgtgtgtgttgtgtgtgttacctaTGTGAGGGTAGTACTCTGATCCCTCTTCGTTGCCAGAGGAACCAGTGCTGTCGTGGCTGGCTGAGGGGGTGGAGGGCTTCAACATCTCTGCTGTCTGGAGGAACCTGGTCAGAGACAATATCATCATCACCACAGAGACACTTCATACAACCTGGTCAGAATATTCACACAgcacaacaaccactacaacaacaacatgaaTATGATATCAGAGCATTCCCAATGGTGTGACAGTGGAATGGACGCGAGGTTGTAAAACATTTCCCCAAAAATATTTCCATGGTGATGAGTGGAAAAGGTAATGCCACAGCCAAAATACACTCAGACACGGAACACCACCCTCCAATAATGATCCCATCTGCCCTGATTTGGAAACCCATGATTAGCATTAGTGAATCAGTGCTAATGGACTCTTTTTTCCCCCCAGACGGGTGGAGTGGTTACCTGTAGAGGTTGATGTCAGTGAACCAGTCTTGAATCACAATGACCACGTGGCACACTGTGAACAGGAAAGCAGTGATCTGAAGAGACTGATTCAAAAAGAGCAGAGGTGAAAGACTGAGTTAATACCTTGAGAAAACAGTAAAACTTACAAACTTCAACTTACACTTCAACATACAGTATGGAAACACGTTATGCAAACAGACAGATGTTTTTAGACTCAATCATAAGACTGGATCAGATTAGACAGGAAGTAGCTCTCCTTTAGAGCCTCTGTTGCCCAGTGCCCCCTGCTGGCCCCTCACTGACCTGCATCTCCACATAGGTGTGAGGGAGGTTGTACTCTGGAGGCAGCTTGCGGTCGTTGTTGATGAGGTGATCCAAAATGGAGGGGCTGAGAATGGGCTGGAGGAACACACAGGGAAGAGGAACACATTGGTATAGAAAATAACGTTGGAGAAAGAGGAATAGTATATGGATAAATACCAAATTAGAGACACAGCAAATTGCCTTAACCGCTGATGCTTTAATCTGACCTGTGTGTCCAAGAAGATGACTCTTTCCTGGGTAATGTAGAAGTCAATACCAGTGCTctggttccctcctctctctttgatCTCCTGAGTCTGGGCCctgaacacatagcccctacacaaacacacacaggcgtGTCAGACACAGGGATACAAGACAACCATCTGTTACCATTTACTTTCAAATTGAATTACATTCGTTTAGACTATAACAATATACAACACAATATTCCCTGTCTTTATAGATGGAAAGAGCTCCATGTAAGGAGGTGCCCAATAGAACAATACCTTTGGTCTTCTTCAGGTGCGTTGGCAGACAGGAGAGACATGATGGTGGATTTCCCTGTTCCCTGCAGGCCAATGACTCCCACTACCAACATGTCTGTCTGGTCCCTTAGGTACTGtaacacaggacaacacaacatgtCTGTCTGGCTCAGTGTTCCTCTGGAAGAATGTGTAGCAGTGGGGAAAAAGCTCACAGTGGAGGGGGTTAAGAGGGGGGTCCGGATCTCCCCGGAAAAGTTTTATGTAGAAGGAGTGAGAAGCACATTtcctgtgatttaaaaaaaaaaagtttcaaaGCCCATTTTTCtccaaaatgaatgaaaataaaatgatGCTGACACCATCTAAATTATAATTGCCACCTTCAGAAATTAGCCCAATAATATATTGGTAAAATGATTTTAATATATTGGACCATGCATGGTCAATATTATCAGATATGGTATTAGCAATAAGCATTATCACGCACAAGTATATCATATATACTTgtgcatcaataaaatcaatttagtctcaaataaataatgaaacatgttcaatttggtttaaataatgcaaaaacaaagtgttggagaagaaaataaaagtgcaatatgtgccatgtaaaaaagctaacgtttaagttcgttgctcagaacatatgaaagctggtggttccttttaacatgagtcttcaatattcccaggtaagaagttttaggttgtagttattataggaatgataggactatttctctctataccatttgtatttcatatacctttgactattggatgttcttataggcactatagtattgccagcctaatcttgggagttgataggcttgaagtcataaacagcgcaatgattgaagcacagtgaagagctgctggcaaaagcaGGAAAGTgcggtttgaatgaatgcttacaagtctgctgctgcctaccaccgctcagtcagactgctctatcaaatatcaaatcatagacttaattataataacacacagaaatacgagccttgggtcattaatatgatcaaatccagaaactactatttcgaaaacaaaatgtttattctttcagtgaaatacagaaccgttccgtattttatctaacgggtggcatccataagtctaaatattgctgttacattgcacaaccttcaatgttatgtcataattatgtacaattctggcaaattaattacggtctttgttaggaagaagaaatggtcttcacacagttcgcaacgagccaggtgacccaaactgctgcacattccctgactctgcttgcacagaacgcaagagaagtgacacaatttcattagttaaaagaaattcatgttagcaggcaatattaactaaatatacaggtttaaaaagatatacttgtttattgattttgaagaaaggcattgatgtttatggttaggtacacattggtgcaacaacagtgcttttttTTCGCGAATGGCTTGTTAAAtcgtcacccgtttggcgaagtagtaaatgaacaggcaccgcatcgattatatgcaacgcaggacaagctagataaactagtaatatcatcaaccatgtagttaactagtgattatgttaagactgattgttttttataagataagtttaatgctagctagcaacttaccttgactccttgctgcactcgcgtaacaggtagtcagcctgccacacagtctccttgtggagtgcaatgtaatcggccataatcggtgtccaaatatgccgattaccgattgttataaaaacttgaaatcggccattccgattaatcggtcgacctctaatggggTTGTGTGGATTTTCTATTCATTTATTTTGCAAAGGAAAAGTTAATGTGGACTGTcctagcatcttcaaagtgccaCAGCTAAATGACTGCAGCAGAAACACTGATCTGGTCCCTTAGATACTGTAACGCAGGACAATAAAACTGTTACACAACAGGGAACATGTGTAGCCTGGCTAGAGATCTATTACACATATGTATGGCATGACAACGATTATCAGAAGAGCTTTACCTCCATGGCGCTGTCACACCAGTTCATCTGATCGTCCACCAGCTTGATGCTGTGCTTCATCTTCTCAGGGGGGACAAGCTTGGTCTGGCCAATCACAGCTGTAAGTAATGTGCATGTGTTAGATATTGTATTCACTGCTACAGTAAATAAACACTTATGATGGCTAGGGTAATGCTGATGAATAGTATTGACTCACGGTCCACAGCACCGCTGGAAGCAGCTGCTCCCATGCCTCTGTTTTGGATCTGGTAGACAGGTTGAGTAGGGCGCTGGCCCTCCCTCTCTAGCTTTGAGGCCCCAGAACATGGAGAAGCCACCTCAGGAGGGGTCCCTGGTTTCCCCCCGTCCTCCCTGGACTTGATGAGCATGATGGGCTTCTCCAGGGCCTGGCCTCCACCGATGGGTACACTCTGGGAAGGCTTGGACTGAATGCATTATACTTGAAGAATTTACTGCCAAGAACTATGCATCTGAATTCATTAAAACCTTTAGTCAGCTTACAGACAACAACCTTCAGTAAGAGCATCTCTCCTTACCCGTTCTCCAGGGGGTTTGGCCAGGATGATGGGGGTCTTCTGAAGGAGTGGTCCTGGAGGCTCCTCACTGCCATCCTTCAAAGACCAGATGAGAACTACAATAAACTAAGGAAGCCCATATAGATAATTTTCCCACATAGGAAAGCCTTGCACTCTTGTCCTTACCCTGCGTTCTCTGGGGACATATTCCCGATCTCGACTGGGACCAGAGAGGTTTTGCCCCGGGGGACCCACATCCCTGTCTCGGCGTCGCCTTCTCCTCCTTCCCTGTCCGTACATGCCAGGTTGACTGTGGCCAGATTCTGACATGTTGCACACTATGGTCAACTGTCAAAATAAAACGGGAACAGATAGCCACAACATCAGTTCAAATGTAATGCATTCTGATCTACTGAAATGCAGTGGCTAGCTACAGTAACATATTTGGGTGGAATGGATCTGAGGAGTGGCTCTTTTCACACTTCAGAGTTCTTAAAAGCGGAAGTAGCTGCAGGTGGGTAGACGCACTTCCGGCAACAGAAATGCCAATGGCGGAATCGAGAAACATACGTTTTTGTTGTGTCCCGCAGTGCTCAAATTCCAAACGTAAACATAGATATTTCCCCGAGCAATAAGATACGTCGAGgaagcacatactgtatatttgcAGCTTACATTTAAACCCTGGCGACTATCTTCCTTCGTCAGACCGCAAGGGTCTGACGCCGGGGGATGTTCCAAGACGTTTTCAATGGAACGCCTATCATCCCGCAACAACCTGAATATGAAAGGGAAAATGCTCGTCTTGGAGTTGATGTTCGAGAAACCGAGAACCAGGAGCCGGACACTTAACTGCTCTTGTGTTGCTGGCGACCACGACTATGCGAAACCTCCTCCTCTTGGTAACGCTAAGTGGTGAATGTCTATTATTAGCTAGATCAACTCGATGTCCAGGTAAAGTGGACGGGAACATTTTAAATGGAAGATATACATACTACATGAACAAATCATAGAAATTACCATAGCTTTAGCCGGGGAAATTACAATGATTGAATGAACGCTACTAGTCTTTCCAGGCCAACGACGCATATATTTAAAACACTTTCACTTGTCTTTCATTTTACTATACACATTGTTATTTCGTTAACACTTACATTATGCGATTAATTTGGTTTTCAAAAAGGATTAGCTACTTGCTTTCCAGATAGAATCCACAAAACGGAAACAAAATCAGATGGTAACGCTGAAGTACAGCTCTCAAATTCTTTCGTTGGGAAACGAAGCCAGCTGCATTGGTTCCGGGCAGTTCAACGTGATTTTGCTGCGCCAATTCTGCTGTAAAAcggaaaacgttttgcaacgaatACGATAGTTTTTTTTGTTGATAAAGTCAAGTAGGTAGGTgctaggtccctccccgtttcgttccgtttgctctGTTTTCTTCACTTTGGTTCTCAAACGGTAAACGGTTTCCGTTGCAagacgtaatgaatacaccccataaTTCCATGTTTTGTACACCGATTGGAGTTCCAACATTTTGTAAATGCAGTGTAAAATGTGGTTAGTAAAATGTAGCACCGTTCATGTAGTTCAGGCATACTTTTAGCTAatcatactatatatatatatatatatatatatatatatatacaggcctGGCATGCAGGAGAAACAGGGTGTCACAATAATTTCAGATGGATTTTGAAATGAACCTAGAATAAATCATGTGAATAGGCTTCAGTGCACAGATTTCAAACCATACATGCATGTGTAATGAGCCAGTGCCACGAAAACATGTTATTTTGTTGTTGAGGGTGAATATAAAATATACGCCTACACCCTGGTAAGACTAAAAATATCAAAACTTTACTCCTCCAAATACGACTCgtcaggaaagcatgcagtttaggctacagattaaagtaattatgatgaacttcacagagtGGTGAAAGTGCATGGTAGTGCATCTGTAGAGTTGAAAATtagatggaaacccatttaacttgtattttttattcagaAAATGGGAATTTAACAGCAAATTGTATTTTTACGCACAGTATTTTATCTGCAACAAATCAAtttggtgggaaaatgcgcaCATTGTTTTTATGCGGATTTTGGAATATTCGCATGataatctgtcaccaattggatggaaacctagctagtgatgCAAAACTGAAAAAATAATAATCAAATAGAACCACGTGCATTTTTGTAGGCCTATATGGTATGATATCATAATCTAGTGCAGAAAGGTTTTATGACTATGTTATTGTCATTAGATTGTGCCTTTAGGTTGTAGAGAAGATAAGTGTCCTACACATAACCTAAAAATAGTAATTTAGCTACCTAACAACAATATAGTCCTATTGTTACTAATTTAAATTCCTCACTTAGCTAATAAAATAGTCCTAATAATATAATTAGTTGAAATGGCATCAACACTTGGCATCACATTTAAATCCTCAAGTATTGTAGGCCCTTATGGAAAGAGGTTACATTATGGTAAACAAAGGTACAGTGTGTAGTTTCTACAGCAGTCTTTCAACTTGCAATAGAAGTATGTGTAGCCTAATtatgaatgtgtttgtttatttgttagtTTTTTGGCAAATGTGTGGAATTCGTTGAAATAAAATATGAATACTGGGAGTTGTAGTATAGCGTTTAGAAAGATGGCCACTGGTGCATACTGGGAGTTGTAGGCTTCACACTGACTCCACCCATTCCTGTTAAAACAGGAAATAGAGAATAAATGATGGAAGCCAAAGCAGGGAATATTAACGTTTTAAAAAGGACTTAAAAGGTAATGTTTTTCGAAATGTTGCTATAGTTATGTACAATTCGTAGTAGGTGTTAGCTAGGTAAATAAGTCAAAAAATGAATGAATCAATGCCAATTTCGTACGTGCACCAAACCAACGACATTATCGAATGGGGGAACGCGCTCTCTATTGATAACAACAACGTTGAGGGCGTCATTGCTTTGGAGAGAAATTGTTACGTCATCCTCACGTTTGAGAATTAGCTTGTACGTTAGTGAGCGATCTAGCTACACACCTGTGTAGTCTGAAGTACATAATTGGAATAACTTGTTGTCTCATATCTAGTTAGGGGTGTATTCTTGACGCTATTCTGTCGCAAAACGTTTcgtaaacggaagcaaacgaaacggggtgggacctacctgaatttgtccaatttaCAATTGTTTGGACTAGTGATGGCCCCCTAGGTTGTCTGAATAAAAACATTTGATGATAACTTGTGAAGTAGCAATCTGCGTATCCCAGCTAACGGTGACGTTAGTACCAGCAGAGAGGAATAGGCGACAGTACCAAGTAGCTAGTAACGTTAGTTGTTAGCTTTACAATATAATGGAAGTTAGCAATCCGCTTGGTCAATATTAGCAACGTTTTGCAGAAACGTTGCTAATATTTTGCCTTTGGGAGTTGAACTATCACAGTAATACCAAAGATACTGGTAACTAAcccttctatctatctatctatctatctatctatctatctatctatctatctatctatctatctatctatctatttaactatctatctatccatgtcACTATatcatctgtgtgtctgtcagtcagtgtctgtttgtgtgtgtggatttctctttgcttactttGTGTCACTCAAAATGTAGGGAGCCAGTATATGGTTGCTATGGAGATGGCTGCTGAAGACATAGTGATTCAGGAGACCGTGGGGGCAGAGGTGGAGCTACTGGAGGATGTGAACAAAGCCCACAAGCAGAGTCCACCGGTGAGTTGTTTAAACAGAGTTGATACAGGCCAGAGACATTAGTTATCAATGATATCCTATCAGTGTTCACAGTGGTATGTCATCCATCCCAAATTATGTACAGCGGGAGAGTACATATCATTTTGATAGCTGTCAATTTAGATAATAATTAGTTGaatattttcattttttacattttttaaaccaAATTCCCTTTCGGTCAATTCAGTCTGGCATGGAAATGGATTTGGTTCTGTATCCCTCTTGAATGTATCCCTATCGatacttctctctttcctctctcaatGCCCTCTCCATCAGCTGCCttgttattttttctttctcttttctcctctgCAGGACAGGGAACACTCTGAAAATCCCAACTTTATTTCTACTCCTGTACACTTGGTACTTTTGACATGTTTTCCTTTATGTAGACTATTAAAGGAGACGTTCACTCTTTTGAAATAAATCTGTATTTTGgatgtaaatggcatgttattGAAGTACCCAGACACTTTTTTTGTGATTTCACTTGTTTTTGGGAAATTTACCCCAACAGCGATATACTTCCTCATGCTTGTTTAGCAGTTACAAGGGCATTATAAAATGtgaacaaaggctccaaaaacacTCAAGTACATATTTTTAGAAACAGCAACTttctcagtatagtgatgcaggtctttagatcttgtacacatgaaattgtgtgACCCAAACTTTATCTGCACCGTTATATTCCATTTTGTGTGACTCAAGTGATACTTCTCCGTGTAACCCATGATACTTTTCCATGTGCGTATGTGCAGGCTACATGGACAAGTGGCACAGATGGATAGGGGAAACTGTTCGAGTCGCACGaaacgttggtagccatgaagtgctttgaaaggctggtcatggctcacatcaacagcatcctcccggataccctagacccactctaattcgcatagcgccccaacagatccacagatgacgcaatctcaatcgcacaccacacggccctttcccacctggacaaaaggaacacctatgtgagaatgctgttcattgactacagctcagcgttcaacaccatagtgccctcaaagctcatcagtaagctaaggaccctgggactaaacaccctcTGTTTagttcctctgcaactggatcctggacttcctgacaggccgcccccaggtggtaacggtaggcaacaacacatcttccacgctgatcctcaacactggggccccaccggggtgtgtacttagtcccctcctgtactccctgttcacccacgactgcgtggccaaacacgactccaacaccatcattacgtttgcagacgacacaacagtggtaagcctaatcaccgacaacgatgagacaacctatagggaggaggtcagagaactggcagtgtggtgccaggacaacaacctcacccTCAGTGTGAGCAAGACAATGGAGCTGATTATAGACTAcaaacaggaaaaggcgggccgaacaggcccacattaacatcgatggggctgtagtggagcgggtcaagagtttcaagttctttggtggtgtccacatcaccaaagaactatcatggtccaaacataccaagacagtcgtgaagagggcacaacaaaaccttttccccctcaggagactgaaaagatttggcatgggtccccagatcttcaaaaggttcaacagctgcaccatagagagcatcctgaccggttgcatcaccgcctggtatggcaactgctcggcatctgaccgtaaggcgctacagagggtagtgcgaatatggggccaagcttcctgccatccaggacctatataataggcggtgtcagaggaaagcccataaaattgtcagagactccagtcacccaagttatagactgttttctctgctaccgcacggtgccggagcgccaagtctagaaccaaaaggctcgtcaacagcttctaccccccaagccataagactgctgaacaattaatcaaatggccaccggactatttacgttgttgtattcggcgattgtgacaaataaagtttgatatgATAAAGGTGTGATTAAAGTTCTGAATGACAGAATGTCATGTCTATTGCTGgtggggtaagtttctcaaaaacaagtgaaatcTCAAAGTGTCTGCATACTTCAATAAAATGCCATTTACATCCTAAATACAGAACCTTTTAATAAATTGATTTAGAAAAACTACTCTGGCTGTTAGGCTTTGAATATGCTTTAGCTTAGGCTGTATCTTTCTGTAGACTGTTTCCAAGGCTCTATTGACGTTCACCAGTGCCTGCCTCATATGTAAGCAATTGGCAAACAATAATATATTTGTGGTCAGTCAATAGTCATCACTTTGTAAacgattgattgattaatttacTCACTATGTCTCTAATATGTAATTTTGCTGTGAATTGCAGGAGATCCCCAGGGTTTCTGTGCCACGCCCGTTCTCCATGCCAGAGGACTCGAGTGACGATGACTGTGACCTGTCAGGGGACAGCGTCTCTGCTTACGGCATGCATTCCATGGAGCTGGGGGGAAAGTGCTGGGAATGTGGCGTGCAATTCAAGTCTGGCCAGGAGTTGATCGAACACTTTGAGAGCCACAGGTCCAAGGTCTCAACGTCCTGCAACATATGTCGGGTGACTTTCACTCGCACAGTATCACTGGCCATGCACCTAGTCAACGCACacccaaactcagtcctccatTGCAGCAACTGCCAGCTGCATTTCAGCAACTTGTGGGATCTCAACAAGCACATAGGAATACACTTGTTCACCGAGCTGTTAAATACACCCCTTGAGGACATCTCAAATAATCGCTTGAATAGCAGTGAAGAGACTTTAAAGGGACAGTATACTCTACCTTCAGCCTTGGCCCTCAAACATGAGGACAACTCAAATGATGGCTTGAATGGCAGTGAGGAGACTTTAAAGGGACATTATACTGTACCTTCAGTGGTGGCTCTTGACCATGAGGACACCTCAAATGATGGCTTAAATGGCAGTGAGGAGACTTTAAATGCACAGTGTACTCTACCTTCAGCAGTGACCCTAGACCATACGTATAGCATGGAAAGCAATGGGAGAATGACAAAGACAAGACATaggctggaggaggaggaagatgtcaAACCAGACCCTTCCACTCTGACCCTAGGCCCCTCCATTCTGACTCCCTCACTGAGGATCCGTGTCAAACTGGAGAGAGGGGTTGAGGTTGATGGCGCCCCCCTCCAGTCGGATGAGGGTATCAGCGATGGAGAGGGTGGTGAACATAGCGAAGACACTGAGAGCGCTGGAGGAACAGACAACGACAGGTTAACAGAGAGCAGCGGAGAAACGGATATCGATGAGGAGGATATCAGGCtgagtgaagaagaggaggaaatgaAAAGCAAACAGGGGGAGGATAGGAAGAATGACATCCAGAGCAAAAAAGAGGATGAGGATGCTGAGATGCTGATTGACCAAGATGGTGAGCCCTCTTCGTCTGAGCGGGAGTCAGAATTTGACCCAGAAGAGTTATCAGATTCTGACTCGGGGTCCAGCAGCACTGGGGAATCCAGTGGGTCTTCTTACACTCCTGTACGCACACGGAAAGCCAAGACCCAGCCATCCCGGAGTAAGCTGCCCCAGACCAAGTTGTCCCAGGTCAAGCCTTATTATTGCATCTATTGCACCAAAGGACCATATCATAATATGGACTTTCATGTGAAGACCTGCAATATGAAGGGCTTTCAATGCTCTTTATGCCAAGCTGTCTTCCCTACCGAGATGGCCATGTTGGACCATGAGGTTCGGACTCACTCTGAAGCCATATCGGGCCAAATGTACACCTGTGAGTTCTGCCGTCAGGTCTTCCCCGATCTGGCCATCTACAAAAACCACAACTGTCCCAAAAAAGACACATCCTCCCCATATGTCCCTGATCCTACTATGGGTATCCATTGTGGAACAGGGCCATTCACTAATATGGACGTTCATTTGAGAGGCTGCAGTTGGAAAGGTCTTAGATGCACTGAGTGCAGAGTACTCTTCCATAATAGGAAGGCCCTGCAGAACCATAACGTTTCGGTTCACGGACAACTTTCCACTATGTGTGCTGTTTGCGGCAGAGGGCCATTCACTGATATGGACTTCCATTTGAGGAGCTGCTCTAGGGATTGGTCCTTCCAATGCTCTGAGTGCAAAGTCCAATTTCCTTCTGAGAAATCCCTGGTGGACCATAATCTTCAATATCACAGTGCCACATCAAAGACCTCTGACCAAGGTGTCTGTGTCTATTGCGGCAGTGGACCATTCTATAGTCTGGACATCCACATGAGGACCTGCTCTAAGCAGAAGGGCTTAAAATGCTCTGTGTGCAAAGTTTTTTTCCCTACTGAATCGGTCCTGGCTGATCATATGGTTTGCTATCACAGCACCCCATACCATGTCCATAGAACCCCATGCCAAGTCCAGAGCATCCCATACCAAGTCCAGAGCACAGACTCAGAGACCCCTGAAGGTACCTGTCTCCATTGTGGCAGAGGTCCATTCACTAGTCTGGTTATCCACTTGAGGACCTGCTCTGGGAAGAAGGGCTTCAAATGCTTTGTTTGCAACGTTTTTTTCCCTACAGAGACAGCCCTGGCCGACCATAAGGTTCTCGTTCACAGTATCCCATCAGAGACCCCTGACAAAGGTACCTGTGACCATTGTGGCAAGGGGCCATTCACTAATCTGGACAACCACATGAAGACCTG
The sequence above is drawn from the Salmo salar chromosome ssa05, Ssal_v3.1, whole genome shotgun sequence genome and encodes:
- the LOC106605603 gene encoding uncharacterized protein isoform X2, whose product is MRNLLLLVTLSGECLLLARSTRCPGSQYMVAMEMAAEDIVIQETVGAEVELLEDVNKAHKQSPPEIPRVSVPRPFSMPEDSSDDDCDLSGDSVSAYGMHSMELGGKCWECGVQFKSGQELIEHFESHRSKVSTSCNICRVTFTRTVSLAMHLVNAHPNSVLHCSNCQLHFSNLWDLNKHIGIHLFTELLNTPLEDISNNRLNSSEETLKGQYTLPSALALKHEDNSNDGLNGSEETLKGHYTVPSVVALDHEDTSNDGLNGSEETLNAQCTLPSAVTLDHTYSMESNGRMTKTRHRLEEEEDVKPDPSTLTLGPSILTPSLRIRVKLERGVEVDGAPLQSDEGISDGEGGEHSEDTESAGGTDNDRLTESSGETDIDEEDIRLSEEEEEMKSKQGEDRKNDIQSKKEDEDAEMLIDQDGEPSSSERESEFDPEELSDSDSGSSSTGESSGSSYTPVRTRKAKTQPSRSKLPQTKLSQVKPYYCIYCTKGPYHNMDFHVKTCNMKGFQCSLCQAVFPTEMAMLDHEVRTHSEAISGQMYTCEFCRQVFPDLAIYKNHNCPKKDTSSPYVPDPTMGIHCGTGPFTNMDVHLRGCSWKGLRCTECRVLFHNRKALQNHNVSVHGQLSTMCAVCGRGPFTDMDFHLRSCSRDWSFQCSECKVQFPSEKSLVDHNLQYHSATSKTSDQGVCVYCGSGPFYSLDIHMRTCSKQKGLKCSVCKVFFPTESVLADHMVCYHSTPYHVHRTPCQVQSIPYQVQSTDSETPEGTCLHCGRGPFTSLVIHLRTCSGKKGFKCFVCNVFFPTETALADHKVLVHSIPSETPDKGTCDHCGKGPFTNLDNHMKTCSKRKCIQCSVCKFFFPSDVLANHMISYHSTKSRVQSPVTETPDKGACVHCGRGPFTSLEHHMKYCNKQKGIQCVMCKAYFLTEGSLVDHIVLAHADKLVAQAGGSSATTFSFVPMAISTTSGQQSPSSSTLMCYSSGNKELKRLAPVPVADQGPSAVGLLTPSGQSTVSLPRVMLSTTTSSQPAVPVVATLLFDNTGGGPGKMARLVPVAPQTNPPKPHVTAHTQTNTAKPLGQFSNLLQQTVHQAQPVQQQTPRPTALAMDPIRSPTTPSPRPVSASAPGKITMIRLSPVPTPPLAQSSPLTLAFAPVPLSIMCMFVNRSKELALEKRMKMSWRSKGTYTCRHCGAISQQPSLSVKHRYLHRGSRRYRCHCGRSFLRRLHLLRHYLQHAQATRYICTACGETFDGAKCLAQHMVGASNTTRCPGDSITLKLRKECRMPFSCHCGQVFCRPAAFLWHKLKNTQRT